A window of Amycolatopsis australiensis contains these coding sequences:
- a CDS encoding three-helix bundle dimerization domain-containing protein — protein sequence MSTLDTMASEQLDTHFTQLEDRLDRDYADVARPRLHAMVDRERARFAGARIHVFVPILVERRVRAALATP from the coding sequence ATGAGCACGCTGGACACCATGGCCTCCGAGCAGCTCGACACCCATTTCACGCAGCTCGAGGACCGCTTGGACCGCGACTACGCGGACGTCGCGCGGCCCCGGCTGCACGCGATGGTCGACCGCGAACGCGCCCGGTTCGCCGGCGCCCGGATCCACGTCTTCGTGCCGATCCTGGTCGAACGGCGGGTCCGGGCGGCGCTGGCCACCCCTTGA
- a CDS encoding glycoside hydrolase family 75 protein yields the protein MSSRPRLAVAAAAALALAIPFAVKSADAATMDTQAGAPDAAAAKTYTAAEVLAGVKKNSTSANQVNSKPHINTMTRAKNVNVFQVAKGVYAYSSSLAVDDDGSDPDPDPDHQGTTTFQDSNGKQLAAHHVPFYVLGDDCYDRKSPCPHFFYKEHNIKGRQFALMFYKSKCIGAIFGDTQTGNNQTTSDNDSRELGEASVKSASLLGIPSSGTTGGVDNGVTVVIFSGSSWVVNGTNANLNANAQALVQKALDSLGASMGI from the coding sequence ATGTCATCCCGTCCGCGCCTCGCCGTGGCAGCCGCCGCGGCTCTGGCGCTCGCCATTCCGTTCGCCGTCAAATCCGCCGACGCCGCCACGATGGACACCCAGGCCGGCGCGCCGGACGCGGCGGCGGCCAAGACCTACACGGCCGCCGAGGTACTGGCCGGCGTCAAGAAGAACAGCACGTCCGCGAACCAGGTCAACTCCAAGCCCCACATCAACACCATGACGCGGGCCAAGAACGTCAACGTCTTCCAGGTGGCGAAGGGCGTCTACGCCTACAGTTCCAGCCTGGCCGTCGACGACGACGGCAGCGACCCCGACCCCGATCCCGACCACCAGGGGACGACGACTTTCCAGGACAGCAACGGCAAGCAGCTCGCGGCGCACCACGTGCCGTTCTACGTGCTGGGCGACGACTGCTACGACCGCAAGTCCCCCTGCCCGCACTTCTTCTACAAGGAACACAACATCAAGGGCCGGCAGTTCGCGCTGATGTTCTACAAGAGCAAGTGCATCGGCGCCATCTTCGGCGACACGCAGACCGGGAACAACCAGACCACTTCGGACAACGACTCGCGCGAGCTGGGCGAGGCGTCCGTGAAGTCGGCCTCCCTGCTCGGCATTCCCAGCAGCGGCACCACCGGTGGCGTCGACAACGGCGTGACCGTGGTGATCTTCTCCGGCTCGTCCTGGGTGGTGAACGGCACCAACGCCAACCTGAACGCCAACGCCCAGGCCCTGGTCCAGAAGGCGCTGGACAGCCTCGGCGCGAGCATGGGTATCTAG
- a CDS encoding PKD domain-containing protein, with protein sequence MNRRKSRLAIIAGVMLLLGGLGLGPAVAGARPNTGVGSCTLKNWQPSDDPDDAKDLPEGNRPQSYKGDDYDCSGATFAAPGVEFTQFPQPKNFANRSGLVQAQAAAASNPLAPYFPPFTHFVVLVRENHTFDDYLGDCATTVQAGCNGAVQSTNHISSVPNLHALAKNNALMDAYSTGTQPPSGPNHWWLFSAQSQSSSQQQPYPATTGTQFDRFLKGVSSPGGLGTDPCATQTGTTTGTSPYPYVMNGDFYWMLSSGSGEWKNPGTGKPEVLPVNRPGTSVPELLNYNNYTCKAQNDDDQVIGDGFLNYVSANGLPAYSYVELFNDHPGTYQDIPKNDAVTKQVVDSLMNNSSYKDNTVIVVTEDDTQNGSNGPDHVSNTYRVPTVVVASPKYMKQGYVSHVAYSTNNVLAAMERTLENVSPGAIDPNDNLGPTTFPMTSADQAALGDPLEDLWVQGATPLSATANASPTTGNAPLTVSFTGSATGGLAPYSYSWNFGDGSASSTAQNPSHTYNAAGNYTVTLTVTDSASPAHTATSSVAVTVGAVGQPLAASASAAPTSGQVPLTVAFSGTATGGTPAYSYSWNFGDGSVASTAQNPSHTYNNAGTYTATLTVTDSASPAKAATSTVQVTASPIAGAPPGAPTGLTATPGNGQVTLNWTAPASNGGVNITSYRVYRGTASGGEALLTTGGCSSLGAVLSCTDGGLTNGQPYYYRISAVNSIGEGAQSTEATATPSGCAPRQLLGNPGFETGTAAPWSTSSGVVADNTAEPAHTGSWDAWLDGYGSTHTDTLSQPVTMPSGCSRYQLGYWQHIDTAETTTTTKYDTLKVQVLNSAGTVLATLATYSNLDHNTGYSQKTFDLAPYAGQQITLKFTGAEDYTRQTSFVIDDTAITVS encoded by the coding sequence ATGAACAGACGGAAGTCACGGTTGGCGATCATCGCAGGTGTCATGCTCTTGCTGGGCGGCCTCGGCCTGGGCCCGGCCGTCGCGGGAGCCCGGCCGAACACGGGAGTCGGCTCGTGCACCCTCAAGAACTGGCAGCCGAGCGACGACCCGGACGACGCCAAGGACCTTCCGGAAGGAAATCGGCCACAGTCCTACAAAGGGGACGACTACGACTGCAGCGGCGCGACGTTCGCCGCGCCCGGCGTCGAATTCACGCAGTTCCCGCAACCGAAGAATTTCGCGAATCGGTCCGGCCTTGTGCAGGCACAGGCCGCGGCCGCGTCGAATCCGCTGGCGCCCTACTTCCCGCCGTTCACCCATTTCGTGGTGCTGGTCCGGGAGAACCACACCTTCGATGACTACCTCGGCGACTGCGCCACCACCGTGCAGGCCGGCTGCAACGGCGCCGTGCAGAGCACGAACCACATCAGCTCGGTCCCGAACTTGCACGCTCTCGCCAAGAACAACGCGCTGATGGACGCCTACAGCACCGGCACGCAGCCGCCGAGCGGCCCGAACCACTGGTGGCTCTTCTCCGCTCAGTCCCAGTCCAGCTCCCAGCAGCAGCCCTATCCGGCCACCACCGGGACGCAGTTCGACCGCTTCCTCAAGGGCGTCTCGAGCCCGGGCGGCCTCGGCACGGACCCATGCGCGACGCAGACCGGCACGACAACCGGCACCAGCCCGTACCCGTACGTCATGAACGGTGACTTCTACTGGATGCTCAGCAGCGGTAGCGGCGAGTGGAAGAACCCGGGCACGGGCAAGCCCGAGGTGCTCCCGGTCAACCGGCCCGGCACGTCCGTACCGGAGCTGCTGAACTACAACAACTACACGTGCAAGGCCCAGAACGACGACGATCAGGTCATCGGCGACGGCTTCCTGAACTACGTGTCCGCGAACGGTTTGCCCGCCTACTCCTACGTCGAGCTGTTCAACGACCACCCCGGGACCTACCAGGACATCCCGAAGAACGACGCGGTCACCAAGCAGGTCGTCGACTCGCTCATGAACAACTCGTCGTACAAGGACAACACGGTCATCGTGGTGACCGAGGACGACACCCAGAACGGCAGCAACGGGCCCGACCACGTCAGCAACACCTACCGCGTGCCGACCGTCGTGGTCGCTTCGCCGAAGTACATGAAGCAGGGCTACGTCTCGCACGTCGCCTACAGCACCAACAACGTGCTGGCCGCGATGGAACGCACCCTGGAGAACGTGTCGCCCGGCGCCATCGACCCGAACGACAACCTCGGCCCGACCACCTTCCCCATGACCTCCGCGGACCAGGCCGCGCTCGGCGACCCGCTGGAGGACCTGTGGGTCCAGGGCGCCACCCCGTTGTCGGCCACGGCCAACGCGTCGCCGACGACCGGTAACGCGCCGCTGACCGTGTCGTTCACCGGCTCGGCGACCGGCGGCCTGGCGCCCTACAGCTACAGCTGGAACTTCGGCGACGGGTCGGCGTCGAGCACTGCCCAGAATCCCAGTCACACCTACAACGCCGCCGGAAACTACACGGTGACGCTCACCGTGACCGACAGCGCTTCGCCAGCGCACACGGCCACTTCGAGCGTGGCCGTCACGGTCGGCGCTGTCGGCCAGCCGCTCGCGGCGTCCGCGTCCGCCGCGCCGACGTCCGGCCAGGTACCGCTGACCGTCGCGTTCAGCGGAACCGCCACCGGCGGGACACCGGCGTACTCCTACAGCTGGAACTTCGGTGACGGCAGCGTGGCGAGCACGGCGCAGAACCCGAGCCACACCTACAACAACGCCGGCACGTACACGGCGACGCTGACCGTCACCGACAGCGCTTCGCCAGCGAAAGCCGCCACCTCGACCGTGCAGGTCACCGCGTCGCCCATCGCCGGAGCGCCGCCGGGCGCACCCACCGGCCTCACCGCCACCCCGGGGAACGGCCAGGTGACGTTGAACTGGACGGCACCTGCGAGCAACGGAGGCGTCAACATCACGTCCTACCGCGTGTACCGCGGCACCGCAAGCGGCGGCGAAGCGCTACTGACCACCGGCGGCTGCAGCAGCCTCGGCGCCGTGCTTTCCTGCACCGACGGCGGTCTCACCAACGGCCAGCCCTATTACTACCGGATCAGCGCCGTGAACTCGATCGGTGAGGGCGCGCAGAGCACCGAGGCGACGGCGACCCCCAGCGGCTGCGCGCCCAGGCAACTGCTCGGCAACCCGGGCTTCGAAACCGGAACCGCGGCGCCGTGGTCGACGAGCTCCGGCGTGGTCGCCGACAACACCGCGGAACCCGCCCACACCGGCAGCTGGGACGCCTGGCTCGACGGATACGGATCGACGCACACCGACACGCTGTCCCAGCCCGTCACAATGCCGTCCGGGTGCTCGAGGTACCAGCTGGGCTACTGGCAGCACATCGACACGGCCGAAACCACGACGACGACCAAGTACGACACGCTCAAGGTGCAGGTGCTCAACAGCGCGGGGACCGTCCTGGCGACACTGGCGACGTACTCCAATCTGGACCACAACACCGGTTACAGCCAGAAAACCTTCGACCTGGCCCCGTACGCGGGCCAGCAGATCACGCTGAAATTCACCGGAGCGGAGGACTACACGAGGCAGACGTCCTTCGTCATCGACGACACCGCAATCACCGTGAGCTGA
- a CDS encoding MFS transporter: MLVLLIVKVLHGPAAIYGVVLLAGAAGGLLGSLAGGRVREHLRPAPGLGLSIGLIAAGLLLAGFAWSIPVVAVAYAAGAFGIMLWNVQAVVIRQRLIPRELMGLATSSYRLIGWGAGPIGAALGGLLGSVLGVRAPLIIGGAVLALSLLLVPRLAVLEPSGPASA, encoded by the coding sequence ATGCTGGTTCTGCTCATCGTGAAGGTCCTGCACGGCCCGGCCGCGATCTACGGCGTTGTCCTGCTGGCCGGCGCGGCCGGCGGCCTGCTCGGCAGCCTCGCCGGCGGCCGGGTCCGCGAGCACCTTCGGCCCGCTCCGGGACTTGGGTTGTCGATCGGCCTGATCGCCGCTGGTCTGCTGCTCGCGGGGTTCGCTTGGTCCATCCCAGTCGTCGCAGTCGCCTACGCCGCCGGCGCGTTCGGCATCATGCTGTGGAACGTGCAGGCCGTGGTGATCCGCCAACGGCTCATCCCTCGCGAGCTGATGGGCCTGGCCACGAGCAGCTACCGGCTGATCGGCTGGGGCGCCGGCCCCATCGGCGCCGCCCTGGGTGGCCTCCTCGGCTCCGTACTCGGCGTGCGAGCCCCGCTCATCATCGGTGGGGCGGTCCTGGCGCTGTCCTTGCTGCTGGTCCCGCGGCTGGCCGTGCTGGAGCCCAGCGGGCCGGCTTCGGCCTAA
- a CDS encoding 2-oxoacid:ferredoxin oxidoreductase subunit beta has protein sequence MTAIDLGTPTLGGLDLVPTTDQPQKAKDYKSDQEVRWCPGCGDYVVLNAVQSFLPTLGLKRENIVFISGIGCSSRFPYYLNTYGMHSIHGRAPAIATGLATTRPDLSVWVVTGDGDALSIGGNHLIHALRRNVNIKILLFNNRIYGLTKGQYSPTSGQGMVTKSTPMGSVDTPFNPLSLAIGAEASFVGRALDSDRKGLTEVLQAAAQHRGSALVEIYQNCPIFNDGAFDVLKDADEAATRLIPLHPGQPIRFGPNQEFGITRSDWGGLDIAKIADIGEDNVIVHDPSITDTTYAFALSRLGDQNLNHVPTGILRQVERPTYDDGARAQVEQARTTHTPDLQALLHGKDTWTVA, from the coding sequence GTGACCGCGATCGACCTGGGGACACCCACGCTCGGTGGCCTGGACCTCGTGCCCACCACCGACCAGCCGCAGAAGGCCAAGGACTACAAATCCGACCAGGAAGTCCGCTGGTGCCCCGGCTGCGGCGACTACGTCGTGCTCAACGCGGTCCAGTCGTTCCTGCCCACCCTCGGGCTCAAACGCGAGAACATCGTGTTCATCTCCGGGATCGGCTGCTCCTCACGCTTCCCGTACTACCTCAACACCTACGGCATGCACTCCATCCACGGCCGCGCCCCCGCCATCGCCACCGGCCTGGCGACCACGCGCCCCGACCTGTCGGTGTGGGTGGTCACCGGCGACGGCGACGCACTGTCCATCGGCGGCAACCACCTCATCCACGCGCTGCGCCGCAACGTCAACATCAAGATCCTGCTGTTCAACAACCGCATCTACGGCCTGACCAAGGGCCAGTACTCCCCGACCTCCGGGCAGGGCATGGTCACCAAGTCCACCCCGATGGGCTCAGTGGACACCCCGTTCAACCCCCTGTCGCTGGCCATCGGCGCCGAAGCCTCCTTCGTCGGCCGCGCCCTGGACTCCGACCGCAAAGGCCTCACCGAAGTCCTGCAAGCCGCCGCCCAGCACCGCGGCTCGGCACTGGTCGAGATCTACCAGAACTGCCCCATCTTCAACGACGGCGCCTTCGACGTCCTCAAAGACGCCGACGAAGCCGCCACCCGCCTCATCCCCCTACACCCCGGCCAACCGATCCGCTTCGGCCCCAACCAGGAATTCGGCATCACACGCAGCGACTGGGGCGGCCTGGACATCGCCAAAATCGCCGACATCGGCGAAGACAACGTGATCGTGCACGACCCCTCCATCACCGACACCACCTACGCCTTCGCCCTCTCACGCCTCGGCGACCAAAACCTCAACCACGTCCCCACCGGCATCCTCCGCCAAGTCGAGCGCCCCACCTACGACGACGGAGCACGCGCCCAGGTCGAACAAGCCCGCACCACCCACACCCCCGACCTACAAGCCCTCCTCCACGGCAAAGACACCTGGACAGTCGCGTAA
- a CDS encoding helix-turn-helix transcriptional regulator, whose translation MQPLTDGADLLIGRDGELSRLAGWVHDVAAGRGRAVLVDGEPGIGKSTLVQAACAAAARAGCQVFRGAGDELGQALPLLPLLDALRVTAASPPDPRRDAIAGLLRGETARGKGADLATAAAEQLLGLVDELCQAGPVVLVVDELQWADRATVAVWGRLARSVRQLPLLLIGVLRPIPRRDDLRALRRIVGPAERLRVGRLTEPAVLELVARLAGGKPGDQLAQLADGAAGNPLYLTELLDALTRSSCLAVDDAGIAELTGGPTPDSLPEAIADRLGFLSERTRTVLRAAALLGVGFSVADLAIVAEAELPRLLPALDEARAAGVLMAAGDDLAFRHPLIRTALYDEMPAGVRAVWHRAAARALAEAGAPVERVARQLLPTVSAGNAGEPVPGWVVDWLPGASAPLIGQAPEVAVTLLRHAVRDARNGHPAIGVLSCRLAEALYRVGDFAEAERVAGRALPRACDPDLLVDLHTTVAQCRGMTGRSAESLATLEQAVATPGLPARQRARLLVLTARTHRDLGEVDTAARVATAALAEAGDDHWATGWALHVLSLVAMMRGEWTGALPLFERAMAIAPGDPALTDLGLLLRINQAVTFGALDRYPDALAAAERARELADRAGSVVRLAQSQSALGQLLLGSGRWDDAVAEVDVVPDDLKDPSVACCDHGVAAIIHFHRGETAAAYRHLDAAAPAAERIGDRVVEPLALARGLAFEHAGEPDRALAALTAALTGEDGGEDLLGDTVRLAVELGETGTLARIEARVRAVATGSGVPHRRALGSYCQGLTGHDAATLLRAADDYRDAGRPLPRAKSLEAAAVAFAEAGDRGSARAAFTRALDLYENLDAQWDVARLRARFRTFGIRRGPTVKHRQATHGWASLTPTEGKIAALVVEGLSNPQIAARLFLSPRTVATHVSHILAKLGVHSRIDIAREASRHSASG comes from the coding sequence GTGCAACCGCTCACGGACGGTGCTGACCTCCTGATCGGCCGGGACGGCGAGCTGTCCCGGCTGGCCGGCTGGGTGCACGACGTGGCGGCGGGCCGCGGCCGGGCCGTCCTGGTCGACGGCGAGCCGGGCATCGGCAAATCCACCCTCGTCCAGGCCGCCTGCGCGGCCGCCGCCCGCGCGGGGTGCCAGGTCTTCCGGGGTGCCGGCGACGAGCTGGGGCAGGCGCTGCCGCTGCTGCCGCTGCTGGACGCGTTGCGCGTCACCGCCGCTTCCCCGCCGGATCCGCGGCGGGACGCCATCGCCGGTCTCCTGCGCGGGGAAACCGCACGGGGCAAGGGAGCGGACCTCGCCACCGCGGCCGCCGAGCAGCTGCTCGGCCTCGTGGACGAGCTCTGCCAGGCCGGCCCGGTGGTGCTGGTCGTCGACGAGCTTCAGTGGGCCGACCGCGCGACGGTGGCGGTGTGGGGCCGGCTGGCTCGCTCGGTCCGGCAGCTGCCGCTGCTCCTGATCGGCGTGCTGCGCCCGATCCCCCGCCGCGACGACCTGCGCGCGCTGCGGCGGATCGTCGGGCCCGCCGAACGGCTGCGGGTCGGCCGGCTCACCGAACCGGCGGTGCTCGAGCTGGTCGCCCGGCTCGCCGGCGGCAAGCCCGGTGACCAGCTGGCCCAGCTGGCCGACGGCGCCGCCGGGAACCCCTTGTACCTCACGGAACTGCTCGACGCGCTCACCAGGAGTTCCTGCCTCGCCGTCGACGACGCGGGAATCGCCGAGCTGACCGGCGGGCCGACCCCGGACTCCCTGCCGGAGGCGATCGCGGACCGGCTCGGCTTCCTGTCGGAGCGGACGCGGACCGTGCTGCGGGCGGCCGCGCTGCTCGGCGTCGGCTTCTCGGTCGCCGACCTGGCGATCGTGGCGGAGGCCGAGCTTCCCCGCTTGCTGCCGGCGCTCGACGAAGCCCGGGCAGCGGGTGTGCTGATGGCGGCGGGTGACGATCTGGCGTTCCGGCACCCGTTGATCCGCACGGCGTTGTACGACGAGATGCCGGCGGGCGTGCGGGCCGTCTGGCACCGGGCCGCCGCACGGGCGCTGGCCGAGGCCGGCGCCCCCGTCGAGCGGGTCGCCCGGCAGCTGCTGCCCACGGTGTCCGCCGGGAACGCCGGCGAACCCGTGCCCGGCTGGGTCGTGGACTGGCTGCCCGGCGCGTCCGCCCCGCTCATCGGTCAGGCACCCGAGGTCGCGGTCACCTTGCTGCGCCACGCGGTCCGGGACGCCCGAAATGGCCACCCCGCGATCGGAGTGCTGAGCTGCCGGCTCGCCGAGGCGCTGTACCGGGTGGGTGACTTCGCCGAGGCCGAGCGCGTCGCGGGCCGCGCCCTGCCCCGGGCCTGCGACCCGGATCTGCTCGTCGACCTGCACACGACCGTGGCCCAGTGCCGCGGGATGACCGGACGATCCGCCGAGTCGCTCGCCACGCTGGAGCAGGCCGTCGCCACACCGGGCCTGCCCGCCCGGCAGCGGGCCCGGTTGCTGGTCCTCACCGCCCGGACCCACCGCGACCTCGGCGAGGTCGACACCGCGGCCCGGGTCGCCACCGCCGCGCTGGCCGAAGCCGGCGACGACCACTGGGCAACCGGCTGGGCGCTGCACGTGCTGAGCCTGGTGGCGATGATGCGCGGCGAGTGGACCGGGGCCCTGCCGCTGTTCGAGCGGGCGATGGCCATCGCACCCGGCGACCCCGCGCTCACCGATCTCGGGCTGCTGCTGCGCATCAACCAGGCCGTCACCTTCGGCGCGCTCGATCGGTACCCCGACGCGCTCGCCGCCGCGGAACGCGCCCGCGAGCTGGCGGACCGCGCCGGCAGCGTGGTCCGACTGGCCCAGTCGCAGAGCGCGCTCGGCCAGCTGCTGCTGGGCAGTGGCCGGTGGGACGACGCCGTGGCCGAGGTCGACGTCGTCCCGGACGACCTCAAGGATCCGAGCGTGGCCTGCTGCGACCACGGCGTGGCCGCGATCATCCACTTCCACCGCGGTGAAACGGCCGCCGCGTACCGGCACCTCGACGCGGCGGCGCCGGCCGCGGAACGGATCGGCGACCGGGTGGTCGAACCCCTCGCCTTGGCACGCGGCCTCGCGTTCGAGCACGCCGGGGAACCCGACCGGGCGCTCGCCGCACTGACCGCCGCGCTGACCGGCGAAGACGGCGGCGAAGACCTGCTCGGCGACACCGTCCGGCTGGCCGTGGAGCTCGGTGAAACCGGCACCCTGGCCCGGATCGAGGCCCGCGTGCGCGCCGTCGCGACCGGATCCGGCGTGCCGCACCGGCGGGCACTGGGCAGCTACTGCCAGGGCTTGACCGGGCACGACGCGGCGACGCTGCTGCGCGCGGCCGACGACTACCGCGACGCGGGCCGTCCGCTCCCCCGCGCGAAGTCGCTGGAAGCCGCCGCCGTCGCCTTCGCCGAAGCCGGGGACCGCGGCTCGGCGCGAGCCGCGTTCACCCGCGCCCTGGACCTCTACGAGAACCTGGACGCGCAGTGGGACGTGGCCCGGTTGCGAGCCCGGTTCCGCACGTTCGGCATCCGGCGTGGCCCGACGGTGAAGCACCGCCAGGCCACGCACGGCTGGGCGAGCCTCACCCCGACCGAGGGGAAGATCGCCGCGCTCGTGGTCGAAGGCCTGTCGAACCCGCAGATCGCGGCCCGGCTGTTCCTGTCCCCGCGCACGGTCGCCACGCACGTCTCGCACATCCTGGCCAAGCTCGGCGTGCACTCCCGCATCGACATCGCCCGGGAGGCGAGCCGCCACTCTGCGTCGGGATGA
- a CDS encoding MFS transporter gives MWRTDLLRGALVAAFAIWLLVSTPPLWTLAVTTFVLGSAGTVFDNASNSFIVDLFGPGPAQLATANSRLQAIQVVSFQFIGPPLGAALFTVSAGAPLVVDAVSFMAAAVLVLTIRARHTAARPDRTTTIRADIR, from the coding sequence ATGTGGCGGACCGACCTGCTGCGCGGTGCCCTCGTCGCGGCGTTCGCCATCTGGTTGCTCGTGAGCACCCCGCCACTGTGGACGCTAGCCGTCACCACCTTCGTGCTCGGCAGTGCCGGTACCGTCTTCGACAACGCTTCCAACAGCTTCATCGTCGACCTCTTCGGCCCCGGTCCGGCCCAGCTGGCTACCGCCAACAGCCGCTTGCAGGCCATCCAAGTGGTGAGCTTCCAGTTCATCGGACCGCCTCTGGGCGCCGCATTGTTCACCGTCTCCGCCGGTGCGCCACTGGTCGTCGACGCGGTCTCGTTCATGGCGGCCGCCGTTCTCGTGCTCACCATCCGCGCCCGGCACACCGCTGCGCGTCCCGACCGGACCACGACCATCCGGGCCGACATCCGGTGA
- a CDS encoding MFS transporter has product MGALEQTTSKADSLRIFGAAGISLLGDGVRSVALPLLAVALSPTPAAVGIVTFAGTVPILLFTLLGGALADRQTAGPLCGGPTCCAVPSSRRSPSGCS; this is encoded by the coding sequence ATGGGGGCGCTGGAACAGACCACGAGCAAGGCCGACTCCCTTCGGATTTTCGGCGCTGCCGGGATATCATTGCTCGGCGACGGCGTCCGTAGCGTCGCTCTGCCTTTGCTCGCCGTCGCCCTGTCACCGACACCGGCAGCGGTCGGCATCGTCACCTTCGCCGGCACCGTCCCGATCCTGCTTTTCACGCTGCTGGGCGGTGCACTCGCCGACCGGCAGACCGCCGGGCCCTTATGTGGCGGACCGACCTGCTGCGCGGTGCCCTCGTCGCGGCGTTCGCCATCTGGTTGCTCGTGA
- a CDS encoding DUF6328 family protein produces the protein MNVNGIETTCLDRPHPAELPDAHDQWNFAARRETPTQRLDRNYAEILQEVRVAQTGVQLLLAFLLTVAFTPRFATLTEFERRVYVSAPILGAAATALLIAPAAFHRLVFQRRLKRELVLASSRFALFGLTLLMLSIGSALLLILSVTLGAVPAAWFTVGALGWFALWWFVVPMWSRIRNSRC, from the coding sequence ATGAACGTGAACGGGATCGAGACGACCTGTCTGGACCGGCCGCATCCGGCCGAGCTGCCGGACGCCCACGACCAGTGGAACTTCGCGGCGCGCCGCGAGACGCCGACCCAGCGGCTGGACCGGAACTACGCCGAGATACTGCAGGAAGTGCGGGTGGCGCAGACGGGGGTGCAGCTGTTGCTCGCGTTCCTGCTGACCGTTGCCTTCACGCCGCGCTTCGCGACGCTGACCGAGTTCGAACGGCGCGTGTACGTGAGCGCTCCGATTCTCGGCGCGGCGGCCACCGCGTTGCTGATCGCGCCGGCCGCCTTCCACCGGCTGGTTTTCCAGCGGCGGCTCAAGCGGGAACTGGTGCTCGCGTCCAGCCGGTTCGCGCTGTTCGGGCTGACCTTGCTGATGCTGTCCATCGGTTCCGCGCTGCTGCTGATCCTCAGCGTCACCCTCGGTGCCGTGCCCGCCGCGTGGTTCACCGTCGGTGCGCTGGGCTGGTTCGCGCTGTGGTGGTTCGTCGTGCCGATGTGGAGCCGGATCCGCAACTCCCGGTGCTGA